The following are from one region of the Biomphalaria glabrata chromosome 4, xgBioGlab47.1, whole genome shotgun sequence genome:
- the LOC129925997 gene encoding prostaglandin reductase 1-like, producing the protein MVKAKRWIQIKPFEGPASLDNFKLIEEELPALKDGEILIEALYLTVDPYMRVFPKRVDDTPIGQQVARVTESKNAAYPVGKLVLAMVGWRDKTVLHPDQDNPFYVTRFAPKKTLSQIPDVGDFPSSLYLGILGMPGLTAYFGLLEKCRPKPGDVVVVSAAAGAVGSVVGQIAKIKGCTVIGSAGNQEKIDWLKSLGFDHVFNYKTTTVGQAIKEFAPDGIDCYFDNVGGDYALTVLDSLRPYGRMCCCGQISRYDTTQTGPIKDLIHTIMINELSVSGIMVYSYSENFTSAQQEMANWIKEGKLQYRETLFDGFTKLPEAFLEIFKGSSAGKLIVKA; encoded by the exons atggtGAAAGCGAAACGATGGATTCAGATCAAGCCATTTGAAGGCCCTGCTTCACTTGACAATTTTAAGCTAATTGAAGAAGAATTACCGGCTCTTAAAGATGGGG aaaTTCTTATAGAAGCACTCTATTTGACAGTAGACCCTTATATGAG GGTATTCCCGAAACGTGTTGATGACACACCAATAGGACAACAAGTAGCCag AGTAACAGAAAGCAAGAATGCTGCTTACCCAGTGGGCAAACTGGTGCTGGCCATGGTCGGATGGAGGGATAAAACAGTGCTGCACCCTGATCAAGACAACCCATTTTATGTCACTAGATTTGCACCCAAGAAAACTCTTTCACAGATTCCAGATGTGGGTGATTTCCCTTCTTCTCTGTATTTGGGAATACTTGGTATGCCAGG GCTAACTGCTTACTTTGGACTTCTGGAAAAGTGTAGACCTAAACCTGGAGATGTTGTTGTTGTCAGTGCTGCTGCTGGGGCTGTGGGCAGTGTGGTTGGACAAATTGCAAAAATTAAA GGGTGCACAGTGATTGGATCAGCTGGGAATCAAGAGAAAATTGattggttaaaaagtttaggcTTTGACCATGTGTTCAactataaaacaacaacagtagGACAGGCAATCAAAGAGTTTGCTCCAGATGGTATTGATTGCTATTTTGATAAC GTTGGTGGTGACTATGCCCTAACTGTGTTGGACTCTCTGAGGCCATATGGTAGAATGTGCTGCTGTGGACAAATTTCTCGCTATGACACAACACAAACTGGGCCCA TTAAAGATTTAATCCATACCATAATGATCAATGAGCTCTCTGTCAGTGGCATCATGGTCTATTCATATTCAGAAAACTTTACTTCTGCTCAACAGGAAATGGCTAATTGGATTAAGGAG GGCAAGCTTCAGTACAGAGAGACATTGTTTGATGGATTTACCAAGTTGCCAGAAGCATTCCTAGAAATATTCAAGGGATCGTCTGCTGGGAAATTGATTGTGAAagcataa